The Candidatus Neomarinimicrobiota bacterium genome contains the following window.
CCCCGTTCGGTGACGGCAAAGCTTTCACAGCCAGCCTCGCGCAGCTTGTCCACCACATTGGCCACCTCCCAGGGGGAAAGGAATTGGCCCTTTTTTACGTTCACCGTCAGGCCGGTTCGGGCGGCGGCGGTGAGCATATCGGTCTGCCGCGACAAAAATGCCGGTATCTGGATCACATCCACTGCCGCCTGGACCTGTGCCGCCTGTTCCGGGGTATGGACATCGGTAAGCACAGGTAAACCGACTTCCTCCTTGATACGCCGGAAAATGGTCAGGGCCGTGTCCAGAGATATCCCCCTGTACGATCTGGGGGATGAGCGGTTGGCCTTGTCGAAACTGCTCTTGAAGATGAGCTGCAGGTCCAGACGCTCCCGGGCCGCAGCCAGCAAGCGGGCCATCTTCAGGACATGCTGCTCCGACTCAATCACGCAGGGCCCCGCAATGACCGGAAAGGTATCACTGGAAAAAGTGTAAGGGCCGAATTTCACTGGCGGTTGTTCCGCTTATAGTTCACCGCCGCCCTGATGAACTCCCTGAACAGGGGATGGGCCCTTACCAGTCGGCTCTTTAGCTCGGGGTGAAACTGGCCCGCCACGAACCAGGGATGATCCGGAATCTCGATGATCTCGACCAGGTCCAATTCCG
Protein-coding sequences here:
- the kdsA gene encoding 3-deoxy-8-phosphooctulonate synthase; this translates as MKFGPYTFSSDTFPVIAGPCVIESEQHVLKMARLLAAARERLDLQLIFKSSFDKANRSSPRSYRGISLDTALTIFRRIKEEVGLPVLTDVHTPEQAAQVQAAVDVIQIPAFLSRQTDMLTAAARTGLTVNVKKGQFLSPWEVANVVDKLREAGCESFAVTERGTSFGYHNLISDMRAIPIIQELGVPVIFDATHSAQQPGGQGDRTGGLREYIPVVARAAVAAGCDGLFLEVHDQPDQALSDSTTQWPFDRFEDLITELLAFRQTYREVYHRD